A genomic window from Streptomyces mirabilis includes:
- a CDS encoding beta-ketoacyl synthase N-terminal-like domain-containing protein, with amino-acid sequence MTGIGLAMPGVLIPSDLTTGTAVGAAPVDPAARIGKKGLRHQDRATQLALCAARDALNSAGLMRGDARMNTQRGGAPVVDAELLVPAESVAVVVSSNFGNLDSVCEVVAAISADHGTRLISPVLAPRLSSNVTASELAIRFGLRGPNVMVCNGATSGLDAVHWATIWLSSGRARHVLVVGVEPANDVVRQLVGQDQPLDGAAALLLETTKAAAGRNAPALAGVDGYLRTGGLADCVSALAGSARAWFAPRNAPASTLAGVLRHDLEDRWGPASGALGVLQCAAAVGHFAVGGDGPVYAVSGTDADDAVAGLVLTAPVHTAAGDTVSRP; translated from the coding sequence GTGACCGGAATCGGCCTGGCGATGCCCGGTGTCCTCATACCCTCCGACCTGACGACCGGGACCGCCGTCGGCGCGGCGCCGGTCGACCCGGCGGCCCGGATCGGCAAGAAGGGACTGCGCCATCAGGACCGCGCGACCCAACTCGCGCTCTGCGCCGCCCGGGACGCGCTGAACTCCGCCGGGCTGATGCGCGGCGACGCCCGGATGAACACCCAGCGCGGCGGCGCGCCGGTCGTCGACGCCGAACTGCTGGTGCCCGCCGAGTCGGTCGCAGTCGTCGTCAGCTCGAACTTCGGCAACCTCGACTCGGTGTGCGAGGTCGTCGCCGCCATCTCGGCGGACCACGGCACCCGGCTCATCAGCCCGGTCCTCGCACCGCGGCTGTCGAGCAACGTCACCGCTTCCGAGCTCGCGATCCGGTTCGGGCTGCGCGGCCCGAACGTGATGGTGTGCAATGGAGCGACCTCCGGTCTCGACGCCGTGCACTGGGCGACGATCTGGCTGTCGAGCGGCCGCGCCCGGCATGTCCTGGTGGTCGGCGTCGAGCCGGCCAACGACGTCGTCCGGCAACTCGTCGGACAGGACCAGCCGTTGGACGGCGCCGCCGCTCTGCTGCTGGAGACCACGAAAGCCGCGGCCGGGCGCAACGCCCCCGCCCTCGCCGGAGTGGACGGCTATCTCCGCACCGGCGGGCTGGCCGACTGCGTGTCCGCGCTCGCAGGCTCCGCGCGCGCGTGGTTCGCGCCGCGGAACGCACCGGCCTCGACCCTCGCCGGTGTGCTCCGGCACGATCTCGAAGACCGCTGGGGCCCGGCCTCGGGCGCGCTGGGGGTCCTTCAATGCGCCGCCGCCGTCGGCCACTTCGCCGTCGGCGGGGACGGTCCGGTGTACGCGGTGTCCGGCACAGATGCCGACGACGCCGTCGCGGGGCTCGTCCTCACAGCACCGGTTCACACCGCTGCCGGGGACACGGTGAGCCGCCCATGA
- a CDS encoding beta-ketoacyl synthase N-terminal-like domain-containing protein encodes MSEHPGWPIAGAGAVAAIGRSPAEIFDALCAGTSGLHPMRGFDRSHYTGDRLFEIDDRVGSGDVPGRASAFLLDAIGQALADAGMGEQLGDTPVLVGTGLRELRSVELWAREGIPWSADRLHFGHALRERFGATMTYTFSNACSASLYALSMACDLLAGGAETVVVAGVDVVTESMVGVADRLQSVAPDTVRPFDRNRRGTILGEGASAVVLRRTREPGRPCLGRVRGVAVNCDAHHATAPHAGNIAAAVHDAHRRAGTGPKDVDLVMLHGTGTHANDVAEAQAMRAVFGTTPETTLMTAMKSMTGHTSGASGLHSLIIALRAMADGLVPPTLGLDEPIDEVADFRIVRGAPAPADLALAQVNAFGFGGINAVALVAGGR; translated from the coding sequence GTGAGCGAGCATCCAGGCTGGCCGATCGCCGGCGCCGGCGCGGTGGCCGCCATCGGCCGGTCCCCCGCCGAGATCTTCGACGCCCTGTGCGCGGGCACGTCCGGGCTGCACCCCATGCGCGGCTTCGACCGGTCGCACTACACCGGCGACCGCCTGTTCGAGATCGACGACCGCGTGGGCTCCGGGGACGTCCCGGGCCGGGCTTCCGCCTTCCTCCTCGACGCGATCGGACAGGCACTCGCAGACGCCGGGATGGGCGAACAGCTGGGAGACACCCCCGTCCTGGTCGGCACGGGGCTGCGTGAACTGCGCTCGGTCGAGCTGTGGGCACGCGAGGGCATCCCGTGGTCCGCCGACCGGCTGCACTTCGGCCACGCGCTACGGGAACGCTTCGGCGCGACGATGACGTACACCTTCTCAAATGCCTGTTCAGCCTCGCTCTACGCGCTCTCGATGGCCTGCGACCTGCTGGCCGGCGGTGCCGAGACCGTGGTCGTGGCGGGCGTCGATGTCGTCACCGAGAGCATGGTCGGGGTCGCCGACCGCCTGCAGTCGGTGGCGCCGGACACCGTGCGACCGTTCGACCGCAACCGGCGGGGCACGATCCTCGGCGAAGGGGCCTCGGCCGTGGTGCTGCGCCGCACCCGCGAGCCGGGTCGCCCGTGCCTCGGCCGGGTGCGCGGCGTCGCCGTCAACTGCGACGCCCACCATGCCACCGCGCCGCACGCCGGGAACATCGCCGCCGCCGTCCACGACGCGCACCGGCGGGCCGGCACCGGACCGAAGGACGTCGATCTGGTGATGCTCCACGGCACCGGAACCCACGCCAACGACGTCGCCGAGGCACAGGCCATGCGTGCGGTGTTCGGAACCACCCCGGAAACGACACTGATGACGGCGATGAAATCGATGACCGGTCACACCTCCGGCGCCTCCGGTCTGCACAGCCTGATCATCGCGCTCAGAGCCATGGCGGACGGGCTCGTTCCCCCGACCCTGGGCCTCGACGAACCGATCGACGAGGTCGCGGACTTCAGGATCGTGCGGGGCGCGCCCGCACCGGCGGACCTGGCGCTGGCGCAGGTCAACGCCTTCGGTTTCGGCGGGATCAACGCCGTCGCGCTCGTGGCCGGTGGCCGATGA
- a CDS encoding beta-ketoacyl-[acyl-carrier-protein] synthase family protein, with the protein MASSDRRVVLTGLGVLSSIGTGVDEFVAGLRAGRSGAKPITAFDTVGFEHSTGCGLGEFDTEEWVRDLPVGSLGPASRFSVSAARMAVQDAGLDLDVLRGQPGLISIGTTDGESRDLDELVETELADGSAAMDPRVAARLRAGRLSSAVALELGLSDVEAVTIPTACAAGNYAIGYGYDAVRSGDVDFALCGGADAMCRKTFAGFYRLGTIAPDCCRPFDIERKGILTGEGAGVLVLESLDSALARGARIYAEVLGYGLNCDAYHQVAPDRSSVARVMALALENAKVKPHEVDLISAHGTGTKANDVTESQAIREIYGDRPPRAVSVKSMLGHTMGAASALAAIACALAITHRFIPPTINHNRTDPECRIDCVPNHAVEADLRIVQNNGLGFGGNNAVAVLGRYEESV; encoded by the coding sequence ATGGCGTCATCCGACAGGCGGGTCGTCCTGACCGGCCTCGGCGTGCTGTCGAGCATCGGTACCGGGGTCGACGAGTTCGTCGCCGGCCTACGAGCCGGACGCAGCGGTGCCAAACCGATCACGGCGTTCGACACCGTCGGCTTCGAGCACTCCACCGGCTGCGGGCTCGGTGAGTTCGACACGGAGGAGTGGGTCCGCGATCTTCCCGTCGGCTCGCTGGGACCGGCAAGCCGGTTCTCGGTGTCGGCGGCACGGATGGCCGTCCAGGACGCCGGGCTGGATCTCGATGTGCTGCGCGGGCAGCCCGGCCTGATCTCCATCGGCACCACCGACGGCGAGTCGCGCGACCTCGACGAACTGGTCGAGACCGAACTGGCGGACGGCTCCGCGGCCATGGACCCGCGGGTCGCGGCCCGGCTGCGGGCCGGCCGGCTCTCCTCGGCCGTCGCCTTGGAGCTCGGACTGTCCGACGTCGAGGCAGTGACCATCCCGACGGCCTGCGCCGCCGGGAACTACGCCATCGGCTACGGCTACGACGCGGTCCGCTCCGGCGACGTCGACTTCGCACTCTGCGGCGGCGCGGACGCCATGTGCCGGAAGACCTTCGCCGGGTTCTACCGGCTGGGCACCATCGCCCCCGACTGCTGCCGTCCCTTCGACATCGAGCGCAAGGGCATCCTCACCGGCGAAGGCGCCGGCGTGCTGGTGCTGGAGAGCCTGGACTCGGCGCTCGCCCGTGGAGCCCGGATCTACGCGGAGGTGCTCGGCTACGGCCTCAACTGCGACGCCTATCACCAGGTCGCGCCGGATCGGTCCAGCGTGGCCCGGGTGATGGCGCTCGCCCTGGAGAACGCGAAGGTGAAGCCGCACGAGGTCGACCTCATCTCGGCGCACGGTACCGGCACCAAGGCCAACGACGTCACGGAGTCCCAGGCGATCCGGGAGATCTACGGCGACCGTCCGCCGCGCGCGGTGTCGGTCAAGTCGATGCTGGGGCACACCATGGGCGCCGCGAGCGCGCTGGCCGCGATCGCCTGCGCGCTGGCGATCACCCACCGGTTCATCCCCCCGACCATCAACCACAACCGCACCGACCCGGAGTGCCGTATCGATTGTGTGCCCAACCACGCCGTCGAGGCCGATCTGCGGATCGTGCAGAACAACGGACTCGGCTTCGGGGGCAACAACGCGGTCGCGGTCCTGGGCCGGTACGAGGAGTCCGTGTGA
- a CDS encoding acyl carrier protein, which yields MVNIAEKNFEKIKEIVCDILELEEDEVTDEGLFKEEYGADSLRAIEILGSLEREFGVVIDQADLERMTNLRGVYDVVAGSAGWTK from the coding sequence GTGGTCAACATCGCTGAGAAGAATTTCGAGAAGATTAAAGAAATCGTCTGCGACATCCTTGAGCTCGAAGAGGACGAAGTCACGGACGAGGGCCTGTTCAAGGAGGAGTACGGCGCGGACTCGCTGCGCGCCATCGAGATCCTGGGGTCACTGGAGCGCGAGTTCGGCGTCGTCATCGACCAGGCCGATCTCGAGCGGATGACGAATCTTCGGGGCGTCTACGACGTCGTGGCCGGATCCGCGGGCTGGACGAAGTAG
- a CDS encoding phenylalanine 4-monooxygenase, translating into MNDEYEQEKARRQRQAREWRLGEPLPTISYTPEEDALWETVTAKLRSLHEGVACAHYRRACESVVLERERVPQLAEVSPVLTALTGFHLRPAEGTVPVERFLGAFEEDGFYATQYLRRPESPYHSPEPDVLHELVGHAVMLGDPVFADLYRRFGQTAKRVSSPDVLRALIQVFWFTLEVGVVLEGGRPRVYGAALLSSVAEMESLSQVDLRPFDIAEIVSQNFDDMHCMPVLFAVESVDHLVTELNRFLTRL; encoded by the coding sequence ATGAATGATGAATACGAGCAGGAGAAGGCCAGGCGACAGCGACAGGCCAGGGAATGGCGGCTCGGCGAGCCGTTGCCGACCATCTCGTACACGCCCGAGGAGGACGCTCTCTGGGAGACGGTGACCGCCAAGCTTCGGTCGCTGCACGAGGGCGTGGCGTGTGCGCACTACCGGCGCGCCTGCGAGTCCGTCGTCCTGGAACGGGAGCGGGTGCCACAACTGGCCGAGGTCTCGCCCGTGCTGACCGCGTTGACCGGATTCCACTTGCGACCGGCCGAAGGCACTGTTCCCGTCGAGCGGTTCCTCGGCGCCTTCGAGGAGGACGGGTTCTACGCGACGCAGTACCTGCGGCGACCCGAATCGCCCTACCACTCTCCCGAGCCGGACGTCCTCCACGAACTGGTCGGCCACGCAGTGATGCTCGGCGACCCGGTCTTCGCGGACCTCTACCGGCGCTTCGGGCAGACCGCCAAGCGGGTCTCCTCACCTGACGTTCTGCGGGCCCTGATCCAGGTGTTCTGGTTCACCCTGGAGGTCGGCGTCGTGCTCGAAGGAGGCCGGCCGCGGGTCTACGGCGCGGCCCTGTTGTCTTCGGTCGCGGAGATGGAGTCGCTGTCGCAGGTGGACCTGCGGCCGTTCGACATCGCCGAGATCGTCTCCCAGAACTTCGACGACATGCACTGCATGCCGGTGCTCTTCGCCGTCGAGTCGGTCGACCACCTGGTCACCGAGCTGAACCGATTCCTGACCCGGCTGTGA
- a CDS encoding O-methyltransferase — translation MRIQVNLTEKLQNYVADVSLSEPPPLRELREETSLLAERNMQISPEQGQFLSVLLRAIGAKRTLEVGVFTGYSLLRTALTLPADGRVTACDISAKWAEVALGHCERAGVADKVDLRVGDARETLAALVQEEGAAGSFDFVFLDADKEGYETYYEYGLTLLRPGGLLVADNVLWSGLVIDESVQDDETRALRAFNTKLYEDDRVHLSMLPFADGLTLAVKR, via the coding sequence ATGCGCATTCAGGTCAACCTGACCGAGAAGCTCCAGAACTACGTCGCGGACGTGTCCCTGTCCGAACCGCCGCCGCTGCGTGAGCTGCGCGAGGAGACCTCGCTGCTCGCCGAGCGCAATATGCAGATCTCGCCCGAGCAGGGGCAGTTCCTGTCCGTGCTGCTGCGCGCGATCGGGGCGAAGCGGACGCTGGAGGTCGGGGTCTTCACCGGCTACAGCCTGCTGCGCACGGCCCTGACCCTGCCGGCGGACGGCCGCGTCACGGCCTGCGACATCAGCGCGAAGTGGGCCGAGGTCGCGCTCGGGCACTGCGAGCGGGCCGGGGTCGCGGACAAGGTGGACCTCCGGGTCGGCGACGCCCGGGAGACCCTGGCCGCCCTCGTCCAGGAGGAGGGCGCGGCCGGCTCGTTCGACTTCGTGTTCCTCGACGCGGACAAGGAAGGCTACGAGACCTACTACGAGTACGGACTGACCCTGCTGCGGCCCGGCGGCCTCCTGGTCGCGGACAACGTGCTCTGGTCGGGCCTGGTGATCGACGAGTCGGTGCAGGACGACGAGACCCGCGCGCTGCGCGCCTTCAACACGAAACTCTACGAGGACGACCGCGTGCACCTGTCCATGCTGCCGTTCGCCGATGGTCTGACCCTCGCCGTGAAGCGCTGA